From Calliphora vicina chromosome 3, idCalVici1.1, whole genome shotgun sequence:
ttgttttttcttactttttttaaagaagttttttttggaatttttatgatttctttttagttttgtattgttgtagctTTTAACGTTTTACAGTGACCAAAataatgttgttgtttgttaatttactggagttttttttttaggtattttgggtcgtttttatttttaaaacttcttatagtttttttgattttgctgttgttgtggtcataaaattttaaacacaataaaattaagaaagaaagaaaacatCATCAAATACCAGACACTTTTCAATTTAATACACAATCAATATACAGGCATCAACACTTAATCTTTATATATGTTGGCTGGATGGCTGGAAGCATGGCTGGATGGATGAATGGacagataaataaatatttaaatggtcgagtgaatgaatgaattggtTTTAGAATGTTGTACCATACAGTATAAAGATACTacttgaaaatgttttaaagggAATTTAGTATGAGGTTTCTTTGATTTTTAGAAGAGTTGaatttgtgtttcttttttagatttttgaaatcaaattaaacCCCTTTTTTCTATCAAgtgattattttttgtgttgatttctatattttaaatgtatttttttttagttttgtaggggtagaaaaccttttttaaacataatttgtgTCGACACATTGTTAATCTAGTACTGCTTTTTCAGGTTAATGTTACTCTAACTGGCTTTCCGAAAACTTAAAATCgtatttgagtgatttttgttgcaagtatgtaaatttttaaggagatttcattcaaatatgatcctgttttaaacagaaaaaatccaatttttggaattatgaaaagtttttttgggtatagtgggattctcaataacaaatctCAATTTTGTGTTCACTATTAAACCTCATTAAAAAAgattaatagaaaaatttaagaaattttaattttcaaaaaaaaaaatcagttaaaatttttgttttcatattttggtaaaaattctgctattaattttataattcttgaaaattttaaaaatttttgaaaagaagatacaatttgcaacattttgatatataatatgtatatctaaagtTTTCCACTAGTCTCAAATACATAAATCGCAGGAATGGTAATGCAGTAGACGGCAATGCAGTgctcaaaaatatattacaaaacggcaagattctGCACATTTTCTGtatgttgttgatttttaaagTTCATAAACTATTATAATAATGTATATTgcatgttctctttatgccaACCACTGATTTCCATTAagaaataagtttaatttttaaatatgccaGCTGGCAGAATCTAAGtcaaataacatttttagaGGAATATAGAGAGTCTTAAGGAAATTTTAACATGTATCATGGTGATGAGCGACCACTGTGCCTTATCATttcaatttacacaaaaaatgcaaagttttatttactaaaaacCATTTGAAGAATGACTGCTTTGTACCAAACAAAATATCTTCAGATCTTCAATTTCCCATGTGTCACATTTTATggcaaattcaatttaaagtttaaacattttaactcataattccttttaataacaaatttcctAACCCCTCTATGTTGCCTTGTCTTTTCAGGACTCTGAAGATGATCTACCCATTTGTGCGCCCAATGCCGTCTGCTCGAAAATCGATCTATACGAAACACCCTGGATAGAGCGTCAGTGTCGTTGTCCCTCCATCAATCGGGCACCCGAAATAGTCATACATCATCATCACAAGGACTCACATTCGCACAACAATCACAATTCCGAGAAATATCACAGTTACTATGAACACACGAAAATTCTCcatcaaaataaacatttgctCTTAGATGCTGCCGGCTTTGGGGCGGATAAAAAATATGATAACCTACACTTGAAGAAATTAATGCATAAATTAGGGGCTGTTTATGAGGATGACATAAATTTACCCTCGGACTATGTGCTGCATGAAGAAAACTCAGCCTTGGCTAGCAATGAGGAGGGTGGCTCTTTGTTGTATTCAGATGATATTAATGATAATGCTTTTCCTCATTTGGCCATGAAGagacagcagcagcagcaacatttgTATAGCAATTCAGCTCATATGAGACATTCGGGGCATATGGGTCATCAGGAGAAACTGACGTATATTGGCGGCTGTCCCAGTGGTTTGGGGGTGGAAGATGGCCATACGATTGCCGACAAGACCagacattataaattgtgtcagCCTGTTCATCGGCTGCCGGTGTGTAGGTAagttttgtagtttttgtttcgaatttggtcatttttatttatgtatttcttttttttgtagacATTTTCGTGATTACACTTGGACTTTGACTACATCGGCGGAAGTGAATTCAACGGAGCAGATTGTTCACTGTCGCTGTCCTAAAAATTCAGTGACATATTTAACGAAACGAGAGCCCTTGGATGATGGCAATTCgggttataaatatttgtttgcgtGTTCTCCATTAACGGTAAGTTGAAAAATAGGAAGTAGAAAGTACTCTTTTTAATTATATTcttcaaaagtactttttctaaaaagtaaattttttaaaaaagtacttttttaagaaattataatttttaaaaagatacttataaaaaaaaaatttttaaatattttttcttaaaaatttattttcaaaaaggtacttttcaaataaattttagtttttaaaaaatattgattatatatttttaaaaaaggtaccattaaaaataccttttatttaaaaaagtacctttttttaaaaaaatgaactttaatttataaaaaagtacctttttttaaaaaaatgaactttaatttataaaaaagtaccttttatttaaaaagtaccttttatttaaaaagtaccttttatttaaaaaagtaccttttatttaaaaaagtaccttttatttaaaaaagtaccttttatttaaaaaagtatcttttatttaaaaaagtacattttatttaaaaaagtaccttttatttaaaaagtacctttaatttaaaaaaagtacctattatgtaaaaagtactttttatttaaaagtatcttttatttaaaaaagtactttttatttaaaaaagtaccttttatttaaaaaaagtaccttttaattaaaaaagtacgttttatttaaaaaagtacgttttatttaaaatagtaccttttatttaaaaaagtaccttttatttaaaaaagtaccttttatttaaaaaagtaccttttatttaaaaaagtaccttttatttaaaaaagtaacttttatttaaaaaagtaccttttatttaaaaagtaccttcTATTTTAAAAGTACCttctatttaaaaagtaccttttatgtaaaaagtaccttttaattaAGAAAgtacgttttatttaaaaaagtacgttttatttaaaatttatttaaaaaagtaccttttatttaaaaaagtaccttttatttaaaaaagtaccttttatttaaaaaagtatcttttattttaaaaaggtaccttttcaaaatatttgtttaaaaaaaagaaataattttataaaaaagtacctttaaaaatatatttttttttaagtagctTTAAAacctattataaaatttatttaccttttaagaaaatattgaaaaaaaaaaatccataaaagtactttttcaacacaattttcaaattccataaaaatctaAACTTAATTCattgttgtttaaattaaattaatttaacattattttctcTGATTCCTTTACAGCGCCTGAGATGTCAACGCAAACAACCTTGTAAATTATTTACAGTAAGAAAACGTCAAGAGTTCATTGACGAGGTCAACATCAATGCCTTGTGTCAGTGTCCCAAGGGTCATCATTGTCCCAGTCATCATACGCAGTCCGGTGTTATAGCCGGTGAAACATTTTTGGAAGACAATATCCAAACCTATTCCGGCTACTGTATGGTCAACGATTGattccaaaacaaaaacaaaaagaatttccaatattttgtaaaaattttaacacatacacacacacacccacacccacaaaaaaatccaaaataaacTTCTTTGTTGTCATAGACATTCGTTAAGTTTTAAGTTTATGATTTAAGTTACAAAAACATTTCAAGAAAActattaacaaatttcaaaaaacaagaaaaaattatttaaattattttgaacaggttcaaaatatttgtttaagttttattttattttttatttaattttttattaaatactaatttaatgttttatttaatgacTGAGCCGCCAATTGAGTCTCATCCTAAAAGCAAAAGAAattgaat
This genomic window contains:
- the aos gene encoding protein giant-lens; this encodes MLISTVFIVATHLINVCYSTRLPLEVYELTPSNNNNNNPAGVTATDLKHKNLEYSTINSPAAASSSSSDSTNYFKQHASSSLNDPHHPPEQVDLKILSSKEHTQTQLSNQLDRRRSRQMLDLLKSHHDLTGNYNKLHTLQMQLPTTTSTTHASGVSGGGNGAASTNVAHHNGKDVRILYQVGDSEDDLPICAPNAVCSKIDLYETPWIERQCRCPSINRAPEIVIHHHHKDSHSHNNHNSEKYHSYYEHTKILHQNKHLLLDAAGFGADKKYDNLHLKKLMHKLGAVYEDDINLPSDYVLHEENSALASNEEGGSLLYSDDINDNAFPHLAMKRQQQQQHLYSNSAHMRHSGHMGHQEKLTYIGGCPSGLGVEDGHTIADKTRHYKLCQPVHRLPVCRHFRDYTWTLTTSAEVNSTEQIVHCRCPKNSVTYLTKREPLDDGNSGYKYLFACSPLTRLRCQRKQPCKLFTVRKRQEFIDEVNINALCQCPKGHHCPSHHTQSGVIAGETFLEDNIQTYSGYCMVND